The Thermoplasma acidophilum DSM 1728 genome includes a window with the following:
- a CDS encoding zinc metalloprotease has translation MQPEQLQQIVGRYYGVKRIREEEGEFIVDVEDIDYYPEDYFSMLVSDLRKLGYVAFTRTSSEIIIIREPEKPKRSILKIAMAIATVITLFYVGYSYVSAYFSSAPIIAMVQTIGYFVIPVFAILGAREFGRYLGMKRNSMEYSFPIFVPDPIGMGTMGSINAPNVAYPSKRAMVESSFFSILFGFLVSLLFVVVGGYLSLMQHAPVSGVKSPILQIGSPLIFQAAMRSFVPSDGVLFPTAYAGWIGIIATSFNVMPIGFLDGGLISSAMLGRWSQYLSYVAVVAVIGLSILYPSWLILLVFVLILGIRGPEPLNNVGRSSSYVKAVAVSVGIVILIGLVPIPFHAIPPQFSISYGENQFVVYSMDANISTNISCPIYVSNHGTSQITPGFSITPSIKWHASSLHRSVSPSSTDIFNITMNFTESSPGFYTYTVSVFTSTASESISVHVYFIELTNNFTIRHSNPLDVNATVNDTLKMPLISNTVSTQMVNIYAFGTLGRNYSVMVENAVVSQGSDYPFVLSGGSTFLLAVTSNLPQTVYIIVYNQHYDGALAAVNFTEPAIVPHK, from the coding sequence ATGCAACCGGAACAGTTACAGCAGATAGTCGGCCGATACTATGGCGTCAAGAGGATAAGGGAGGAGGAAGGAGAGTTCATAGTGGATGTCGAGGATATCGATTACTATCCCGAGGACTATTTTTCTATGCTTGTTTCGGATCTCAGGAAACTGGGTTATGTGGCGTTTACCAGGACAAGCAGCGAGATAATAATCATAAGGGAGCCAGAAAAACCAAAAAGATCGATCCTGAAGATAGCGATGGCAATAGCAACCGTAATAACGTTGTTCTATGTTGGCTATTCATATGTTTCCGCATATTTTTCATCTGCACCCATCATCGCCATGGTTCAGACTATCGGATACTTTGTGATACCGGTTTTTGCTATCCTTGGCGCACGGGAGTTTGGCAGATATTTGGGCATGAAGAGGAACAGCATGGAGTATTCCTTTCCAATCTTCGTGCCCGATCCCATCGGCATGGGAACCATGGGATCTATAAATGCACCGAATGTGGCCTATCCAAGCAAGAGGGCCATGGTTGAATCCTCTTTCTTCTCAATCCTCTTCGGTTTTCTTGTGTCCCTTCTTTTTGTTGTTGTTGGCGGCTACCTGTCGCTGATGCAGCATGCGCCAGTTTCCGGTGTTAAATCGCCCATACTGCAGATCGGAAGCCCACTGATATTCCAGGCTGCGATGAGAAGCTTTGTCCCTTCAGACGGGGTCCTCTTTCCGACGGCATACGCTGGATGGATAGGCATCATCGCCACATCCTTCAATGTAATGCCCATAGGCTTCCTTGACGGAGGCCTTATATCCTCAGCCATGCTGGGCAGATGGTCACAGTATCTGTCATACGTTGCTGTGGTCGCGGTCATAGGCCTTTCCATACTGTATCCTTCATGGTTGATCCTCCTGGTATTCGTCCTGATACTGGGCATCAGGGGGCCAGAACCGCTTAACAATGTGGGAAGATCATCATCATATGTCAAGGCTGTAGCGGTCTCGGTGGGCATCGTAATACTCATCGGTCTAGTGCCGATACCTTTTCATGCCATTCCGCCCCAGTTCTCGATCAGCTACGGGGAGAACCAGTTTGTTGTCTATTCTATGGATGCAAACATATCCACCAACATATCCTGCCCCATATATGTATCGAACCACGGGACATCGCAAATCACACCTGGTTTCTCCATCACTCCCTCCATAAAGTGGCATGCCAGCTCCTTGCATAGATCCGTATCGCCTTCAAGTACGGATATATTCAACATAACGATGAATTTCACAGAATCAAGCCCAGGATTTTACACCTATACTGTCTCAGTCTTCACATCCACCGCCTCGGAATCGATCAGCGTGCATGTTTACTTCATTGAACTCACAAATAATTTCACGATTCGCCACAGCAACCCTCTTGATGTGAACGCTACAGTGAACGATACCCTCAAAATGCCATTGATCAGCAACACTGTATCAACGCAGATGGTCAACATCTATGCATTCGGGACGCTTGGCAGAAATTACAGCGTCATGGTCGAGAACGCAGTTGTATCTCAGGGAAGCGATTACCCATTCGTTCTTAGCGGCGGTTCGACGTTTCTCCTCGCCGTTACTTCGAATTTACCGCAGACGGTATACATCATAGTCTATAACCAGCATTACGATGGGGCATTAGCGGCAGTTAATTTCACAGAACCGGCCATAGTACCGCACAAATGA
- the vat gene encoding VCP-like ATPase, producing the protein MESNNGIILRVAEANSTDPGMSRVRLDESSRRLLDAEIGDVVEIEKVRKTVGRVYRARPEDENKGIVRIDSVMRNNCGASIGDKVKVRKVRTEIAKKVTLAPIIRKDQRLKFGEGIEEYVQRALIRRPMLEQDNISVPGLTLAGQTGLLFKVVKTLPSKVPVEIGEETKIEIREEPASEVLEEVSRISYEDIGGLSEQLGKIREMIELPLKHPELFERLGITPPKGVILYGPPGTGKTLIARAVANESGANFLSINGPEIMSKYYGQSEQKLREIFSKAEETAPSIIFIDEIDSIAPKREEVQGEVERRVVAQLLTLMDGMKERGHVIVIGATNRIDAIDPALRRPGRFDREIEIGVPDRNGRKEILMIHTRNMPLGMSEEEKNKFLEEMADYTYGFVGADLAALVRESAMNALRRYLPEIDLDKPIPTEILEKMVVTEDDFKNALKSIEPSSLREVMVEVPNVHWDDIGGLEDVKREIKETVELPLLKPDVFKRLGIRPSKGFLLYGPPGVGKTLLAKAVATESNANFISIKGPEVLSKWVGESEKAIREIFKKAKQVAPAIVFLDEIDSIAPRRGTTSDSGVTERIVNQLLTSLDGIEVMNGVVVIGATNRPDIMDPALLRAGRFDKLIYIPPPDKEARLSILKVHTKNMPLAPDVDLNDIAQRTEGYVGADLENLCREAGMNAYRENPDATSVSQKNFLDALKTIRPSVDEEVIKFYRTLSETMSKSVSERRKQLQDQGLYL; encoded by the coding sequence ATGGAATCCAACAACGGTATCATACTCAGGGTTGCAGAAGCAAACTCAACAGATCCAGGCATGTCAAGAGTTCGGCTCGATGAATCATCGCGAAGGTTGCTTGATGCCGAGATCGGAGATGTCGTTGAGATCGAGAAGGTCAGGAAAACAGTGGGCAGGGTCTACAGGGCAAGGCCTGAGGACGAAAATAAAGGCATAGTCAGGATAGACAGCGTCATGCGAAATAATTGCGGGGCATCCATAGGGGACAAGGTAAAGGTCAGGAAGGTTAGAACCGAGATCGCCAAGAAGGTCACGCTTGCACCGATAATAAGAAAGGATCAGAGGCTGAAATTTGGTGAAGGCATTGAAGAATATGTGCAGCGCGCACTCATCAGAAGGCCAATGCTGGAGCAGGACAACATAAGTGTACCCGGCCTAACTCTAGCCGGCCAGACAGGTCTGCTCTTCAAGGTCGTCAAGACGCTCCCCAGCAAGGTTCCGGTTGAGATAGGCGAGGAGACAAAGATCGAGATAAGGGAGGAACCGGCCTCTGAGGTTCTCGAGGAAGTCTCTAGAATAAGCTATGAGGATATAGGAGGCCTTTCAGAGCAGCTAGGAAAGATAAGGGAGATGATCGAGCTGCCTCTCAAGCATCCAGAACTCTTCGAAAGGCTAGGGATAACGCCACCCAAAGGTGTCATACTGTATGGGCCTCCAGGAACCGGTAAGACGCTGATAGCCAGGGCAGTGGCCAATGAATCCGGTGCAAACTTCCTCTCGATAAATGGCCCAGAGATAATGAGCAAATACTACGGTCAGAGCGAGCAGAAGCTAAGGGAAATATTCTCAAAGGCAGAGGAGACCGCGCCTTCGATAATATTCATCGATGAGATAGATTCTATAGCGCCAAAGAGGGAGGAAGTTCAGGGTGAGGTGGAGCGCAGGGTAGTCGCGCAGCTGCTCACCTTGATGGATGGAATGAAGGAGAGGGGCCATGTCATAGTCATAGGCGCCACAAACCGCATAGATGCCATAGATCCTGCGCTCAGGAGGCCGGGCCGCTTTGACAGGGAGATAGAGATAGGCGTTCCGGACAGGAATGGAAGAAAGGAGATCCTGATGATACACACCAGGAACATGCCTCTAGGGATGAGCGAAGAGGAGAAGAACAAATTCCTGGAGGAGATGGCAGATTACACCTATGGATTCGTAGGAGCCGATCTGGCGGCGTTGGTCAGGGAGAGTGCAATGAATGCACTGAGAAGGTACCTCCCGGAGATAGATCTGGACAAACCCATTCCTACGGAGATCCTCGAGAAGATGGTAGTAACGGAAGACGACTTCAAGAATGCCCTGAAATCCATCGAACCCAGCAGCCTCAGAGAGGTCATGGTGGAGGTGCCAAACGTTCACTGGGATGATATAGGAGGGCTTGAGGACGTCAAGAGGGAGATAAAGGAGACGGTGGAGCTTCCACTGCTCAAGCCAGATGTGTTCAAGAGGCTCGGAATAAGGCCCTCAAAGGGATTTCTACTCTACGGACCGCCTGGTGTTGGAAAAACCCTGCTGGCAAAGGCAGTGGCCACAGAGAGCAACGCCAACTTCATATCCATTAAGGGCCCGGAGGTACTGAGTAAATGGGTTGGAGAGAGTGAAAAAGCCATAAGAGAGATTTTCAAGAAGGCGAAGCAGGTTGCGCCAGCCATAGTTTTCCTTGATGAGATAGATTCCATAGCTCCCAGGCGTGGGACGACTAGCGATTCCGGGGTCACGGAGAGGATCGTGAACCAGCTGTTGACATCCCTTGATGGCATAGAGGTCATGAACGGTGTTGTCGTTATTGGCGCAACGAACAGGCCGGATATAATGGATCCTGCCCTTCTCAGGGCTGGTAGATTCGACAAGCTCATCTACATACCACCACCTGACAAAGAGGCCAGGCTGAGCATACTGAAGGTCCACACAAAGAATATGCCGCTTGCCCCTGACGTCGATCTCAACGATATAGCACAGCGGACAGAGGGGTACGTCGGCGCGGATCTTGAAAACCTCTGCAGGGAAGCTGGAATGAATGCGTACAGGGAGAATCCAGATGCTACCTCCGTATCGCAGAAGAACTTCCTCGACGCACTCAAGACCATAAGGCCATCAGTGGACGAAGAGGTCATAAAGTTCTACAGGACTCTGTCGGAGACCATGAGCAAGTCTGTGTCCGAGAGGAGAAAGCAGCTTCAGGATCAGGGGCTTTATCTCTGA
- a CDS encoding zinc-binding dehydrogenase gives MKAALLEKLNQPLSIVDREIPEPGENEVVIKQDYAGLCYRDILSATGFFPRIQLPIIPGHEIGGTVVKTGSEVRNFHVGDHVASLIYIPCGKCEYCRSGNENLCPYKKSIGEEVQGGFREYVNVPEISLISAPKEVDTRYLPIASCVTGMIYHALFKLAKVKEGQRVLITGAGGGVGSNAVQMAKAFGATVIAETTSESKKEMLEKIGADYIVDGNGKFNEDVKKIGGADIVLECVGIHTFERSLRSLNNGGKMIVIGNIKPDPVNLPLGLIILKGNTIRGSISSTRKDVSDALKMVAENRIKPVIGSEVSIDRINEAMEMMKNKQTEGRVLIKFS, from the coding sequence ATGAAGGCAGCCCTACTAGAAAAATTGAATCAGCCCTTGTCCATTGTTGATCGTGAGATTCCGGAACCTGGCGAAAACGAAGTGGTTATAAAGCAGGACTATGCCGGCCTCTGTTATCGTGATATTCTCAGCGCCACCGGCTTTTTTCCGAGGATACAGTTGCCGATAATACCTGGCCATGAGATAGGAGGCACTGTGGTGAAAACCGGCAGCGAGGTACGCAATTTCCATGTAGGCGATCATGTTGCCAGCCTCATATACATTCCGTGCGGAAAATGCGAATACTGCAGATCTGGGAATGAAAATCTTTGCCCGTATAAGAAATCGATCGGAGAGGAAGTCCAGGGCGGTTTCCGGGAATACGTCAACGTGCCGGAGATAAGCCTGATAAGCGCACCTAAGGAAGTTGACACCAGGTACCTTCCAATAGCGTCATGTGTGACGGGTATGATATATCATGCACTTTTCAAGCTGGCAAAGGTCAAGGAGGGCCAGAGGGTTCTGATAACAGGTGCAGGCGGAGGTGTTGGATCTAACGCTGTGCAGATGGCAAAGGCGTTCGGCGCAACTGTCATAGCGGAAACCACCTCAGAATCAAAGAAGGAGATGCTGGAGAAGATTGGCGCAGATTACATAGTTGACGGAAATGGAAAATTCAATGAGGATGTGAAGAAGATCGGCGGCGCGGATATAGTCTTAGAATGCGTGGGAATACATACATTTGAGAGATCGCTGAGGAGCCTGAACAACGGCGGAAAGATGATCGTTATAGGAAATATAAAGCCAGATCCTGTAAATCTCCCATTGGGCCTGATAATCCTGAAGGGCAATACCATAAGGGGAAGCATAAGCTCCACCAGAAAGGATGTTTCAGATGCCCTGAAGATGGTTGCAGAAAACAGGATAAAGCCCGTCATAGGATCTGAAGTGAGCATTGACAGGATAAATGAAGCCATGGAGATGATGAAAAACAAACAGACTGAAGGGCGTGTTCTGATTAAATTTAGTTGA
- a CDS encoding metal-dependent transcriptional regulator codes for MEAITKKERDCLITIKESSSGPFPVRLKDLSASMNIKPPSVLEILNRLQEKGLIKKDRGMVALTEKGEETYRKIVMVHRTLEVLYSRSGIDADDACRKIGNFDFLIDYDDAKKISQSIGNPKMCPHGKKIDE; via the coding sequence ATGGAAGCTATAACTAAGAAGGAGAGGGATTGCCTGATAACCATAAAAGAATCCTCCAGCGGCCCATTTCCGGTAAGATTGAAGGATCTGTCAGCATCGATGAATATTAAACCGCCGTCGGTATTGGAGATCCTGAACAGGCTCCAGGAAAAGGGGCTGATTAAAAAGGATCGCGGAATGGTTGCCCTGACGGAAAAGGGAGAGGAGACTTACAGAAAGATTGTGATGGTCCATCGCACTCTTGAGGTTCTATATAGCAGGAGCGGCATAGATGCGGATGATGCCTGCAGGAAGATAGGCAACTTTGACTTTCTCATCGATTACGACGACGCAAAGAAGATTTCGCAATCAATTGGAAACCCGAAGATGTGCCCACATGGAAAGAAGATAGATGAATGA
- a CDS encoding HesA/MoeB/ThiF family protein gives MMPEDYKYARQMVLRQFDKDDIAKIRRARILVVGLGGVGSLIADLLVRSGVKKVVLIDRDYVSSSNLYRQTLYSEEDIGDSKVEAAKRRLQKVNTEVEVEAINETFDATNAEALVSSVDLVMDGTDNLTSRLIINDACVKLKRPWVMASAIETYGQVKAVIPEKTSCYRCYFTSEPFAQPTCAEVGVLNSLVTAISSIAFTLAMKILTGKEVDGSIYNLDIWTMDLDKIAVDRREDCPSCGLHQYEYLTDRYKNIGLEFMP, from the coding sequence ATGATGCCAGAAGATTACAAATATGCAAGGCAGATGGTATTGCGGCAATTTGACAAAGATGACATTGCTAAAATAAGAAGGGCAAGGATACTCGTGGTCGGCCTTGGTGGAGTGGGCAGCCTCATAGCCGATCTGCTGGTACGCAGCGGAGTAAAAAAGGTTGTACTTATAGACCGCGATTATGTATCTTCATCAAACCTCTACAGGCAGACTCTGTATTCCGAAGAGGACATTGGTGATTCCAAGGTGGAGGCTGCAAAGAGAAGGCTGCAAAAGGTGAATACAGAGGTTGAGGTTGAGGCTATAAACGAGACGTTCGATGCAACAAATGCTGAAGCCCTTGTATCGTCAGTTGATCTGGTCATGGACGGAACGGACAATCTGACGAGCAGACTAATCATAAATGATGCCTGCGTCAAGTTGAAGCGGCCCTGGGTTATGGCATCGGCAATCGAAACTTATGGGCAGGTAAAAGCTGTAATACCTGAAAAAACATCATGCTACAGGTGCTACTTCACCAGCGAGCCATTCGCTCAGCCGACATGTGCCGAGGTTGGCGTTTTGAATTCCCTGGTCACTGCGATATCATCTATCGCCTTCACGCTAGCCATGAAAATATTAACTGGCAAGGAAGTGGACGGATCCATATACAACCTAGATATCTGGACGATGGATCTTGACAAGATAGCAGTAGACAGAAGAGAGGATTGCCCATCGTGTGGATTGCATCAGTATGAATACCTGACTGACAGGTATAAGAATATAGGCCTCGAATTCATGCCCTGA
- a CDS encoding HAD family hydrolase: MQIKGVIFDFDGTLLDSVELRITAWKKAFQNFGVNVPEDLIRPMIGYPGIDLAKKFVKNPLDVEMLQEDYFLKNIESAKFFQDVIPTLAELRKRGIKTAVVTSTRRIVMQKFSLQVDHVVTIDDVSKGKPDPEPYLKALKMMGIPAEECIVVGDIENDLIPAKKLRCISVLVKHGRDISSNYADYEIENIADILNVIDHLAEKNNR, from the coding sequence ATGCAGATAAAAGGCGTGATCTTCGACTTCGACGGTACGCTCCTGGATTCTGTTGAACTCAGGATAACCGCATGGAAGAAGGCATTTCAGAATTTCGGAGTGAATGTCCCGGAGGATCTCATCAGACCGATGATAGGTTATCCAGGGATCGATCTAGCGAAAAAGTTTGTGAAGAATCCTCTTGACGTTGAGATGCTCCAGGAGGATTACTTTCTCAAGAATATAGAATCCGCGAAATTCTTTCAGGATGTGATTCCAACTCTCGCTGAACTTAGGAAACGCGGAATTAAAACTGCAGTTGTTACCTCGACCAGAAGGATCGTTATGCAGAAGTTCAGTCTCCAAGTTGATCATGTCGTTACGATAGATGATGTGTCAAAGGGAAAGCCTGATCCAGAACCCTATCTGAAGGCGCTGAAGATGATGGGCATACCAGCCGAAGAATGCATCGTCGTCGGAGACATAGAAAATGATCTCATACCTGCTAAGAAGCTTAGATGTATCTCAGTACTCGTAAAGCATGGGCGTGATATCAGTTCCAACTATGCCGATTATGAGATAGAAAATATAGCGGATATACTGAACGTCATAGATCATCTAGCTGAGAAAAATAATAGGTGA
- a CDS encoding MTH1187 family thiamine-binding protein yields the protein MILAEVTYVPIGSGTSASRYINAALEEFKKYGIKFYPNSMGTVLEAKTLDELFEAVKRGERAILSMDIKRVETYIKIDDRIDVENTAERKIRALKY from the coding sequence ATGATCTTAGCTGAAGTAACCTACGTTCCAATCGGTTCAGGCACCTCTGCATCCAGATATATAAACGCAGCATTGGAAGAATTCAAAAAATATGGTATTAAATTTTATCCGAACAGCATGGGAACTGTTCTAGAAGCTAAGACCCTTGATGAGTTATTCGAAGCTGTGAAAAGAGGCGAAAGGGCCATTCTCTCCATGGACATAAAGAGGGTTGAAACGTATATCAAAATAGATGACAGGATCGATGTTGAGAACACGGCTGAGAGAAAGATCAGGGCACTAAAGTATTGA
- a CDS encoding GAF domain-containing protein — MDLKEFARSQMQAACQYLKEKNPKYDWVGFYVLEHGKLKLEAFVGEKTDHVEINLGDGLCSLAVLKNDIVNEYDVKSNPKYLACFPSTQSEIVVPVRYQGEPIGEIDIDSDKKAAFSKEDEAMLSSIADLMAPLVHEFFVK, encoded by the coding sequence ATGGATCTCAAAGAATTTGCAAGAAGCCAGATGCAGGCAGCATGCCAGTACCTGAAGGAGAAAAACCCGAAATACGATTGGGTAGGTTTTTACGTCCTGGAACATGGAAAGCTGAAGCTGGAGGCATTCGTCGGCGAGAAAACTGATCACGTTGAGATCAATCTTGGTGATGGTCTATGCAGCCTCGCCGTCCTCAAGAATGATATAGTGAACGAGTACGATGTCAAGAGCAATCCAAAGTATCTGGCGTGCTTTCCGTCAACCCAGTCTGAGATAGTTGTACCTGTCAGGTATCAAGGAGAACCCATAGGCGAAATAGACATAGATTCCGATAAGAAAGCCGCATTCAGCAAGGAAGACGAGGCCATGCTGTCAAGTATAGCCGATCTAATGGCACCACTCGTACATGAATTCTTTGTGAAATGA
- the alaS gene encoding alanine--tRNA ligase, with protein sequence MEKQTGELDLEFFLNSGFEKKQCIKCGSYFWTQDKERNTCGDTPCDEYTFIGNSPVPKSYSLSEMRDAFIKFFEKRGHKFLKPYPVVPRWREDVLLVNASIYDFQPHVTSGIVRPPGNPIVMSQPSIRMNDVDLVGITGRHLTSFEMLCHDSFNTKDKTVYWKEETVHYCYDFLTEGLGIDGKLISFKEKPWSGGGNAGNALEVFVRGLEVATLVFMDMKEDPNGPYEIDGIRYSKMDMRIVDTGYGLERLTWLSQGTPTVYQAIYPDIIQHVMKNSSVSDIDEEFLSEVVKASVMKEPYEESFVISQLEKRYPDARQRFEEIKKVRDVFLMIDHARSLMHMFAAYVIPSNVKVGYLARMLIRRAYRAISNTGYRGSLMDLIRMNHEDLKDIVPDFPEQFVSDVLSIEEEKYRDVERHGTQIIDKMISNKGKLSLDDLVLLYDSHGISPETVKAYLETKGMEIDVPDNFHAIVIKRHEKGETEKKKYSDYPEIETRTLYYDDPFMREFTGLVLFSKGNEIILDKTAFYPEGGGQPWDLGYFEYKGKRINVVAVRKYGKTIVHTLDGEIPQGVRVHGVIDWERRSRLMVHHTSTHLLLGVLREVLGEHVWQNGVQKDVEESRLDITHYRKIDEETIRKIEERVFDLIREGREVSVRNLDWYSAIDKYGFRLFEGGVPLTPKIRVVEIQGVDAEGCGGTHLKNISSIGVLKIRKVEAIQENIYRITFSAGVPALHLFQESYEASYGISTLLKKPIEEIAQSVSELSKGYADLRRSLAEARRRDIENRIANAKKIGTPGAEYPIIEADDADIGEISRIAHSRKVDLIVETRIAGKFKYTAISPSKKARDMIRKLFNADPEGNDSMASYINEYSE encoded by the coding sequence ATGGAAAAACAGACTGGGGAGCTTGATCTGGAATTCTTTTTGAACAGCGGCTTTGAAAAGAAACAGTGCATTAAATGTGGATCATATTTCTGGACACAGGACAAGGAAAGGAACACATGCGGAGATACACCGTGCGATGAATACACCTTCATAGGGAACAGCCCAGTTCCTAAGTCCTATTCGCTTAGCGAAATGCGTGATGCCTTTATAAAATTCTTCGAGAAGAGGGGGCATAAGTTCCTGAAGCCCTATCCTGTCGTACCTAGATGGAGGGAGGACGTGCTTCTTGTCAATGCGTCAATATACGATTTTCAACCTCATGTTACATCCGGCATAGTCAGACCTCCCGGAAATCCCATAGTAATGTCACAGCCAAGCATCAGGATGAACGATGTGGATCTTGTTGGCATAACCGGCAGGCATCTGACCAGCTTCGAGATGCTGTGCCATGATTCATTTAACACAAAGGATAAGACAGTCTATTGGAAGGAGGAAACGGTCCATTACTGCTATGACTTTCTCACAGAGGGCCTAGGCATTGACGGGAAACTGATAAGCTTCAAGGAAAAGCCATGGTCAGGTGGAGGAAACGCCGGAAATGCCCTTGAGGTCTTTGTTCGTGGATTGGAGGTTGCCACCCTTGTGTTCATGGATATGAAGGAGGATCCGAACGGACCGTACGAGATAGACGGCATCCGCTATTCAAAGATGGATATGCGGATAGTTGATACCGGATACGGACTAGAACGCCTTACATGGCTTTCGCAGGGGACACCCACGGTTTATCAGGCCATATATCCCGACATAATCCAGCATGTAATGAAGAACTCATCAGTTTCTGATATAGACGAAGAATTTCTGTCAGAGGTTGTAAAGGCCTCGGTTATGAAAGAGCCATACGAAGAATCATTCGTCATTTCGCAACTTGAGAAGCGTTATCCTGATGCCAGGCAAAGATTCGAAGAGATCAAGAAGGTACGGGACGTTTTCTTGATGATCGATCACGCCAGATCGCTTATGCACATGTTTGCAGCCTATGTCATCCCGTCCAACGTCAAGGTCGGGTACCTCGCCAGGATGCTTATAAGAAGAGCGTACAGGGCGATCAGCAACACAGGATATAGGGGAAGCCTGATGGATCTCATAAGGATGAACCACGAAGATCTGAAAGATATCGTCCCAGATTTTCCGGAACAGTTCGTATCAGATGTGCTATCCATTGAGGAGGAAAAGTACAGAGATGTTGAGAGGCATGGCACGCAGATCATAGATAAAATGATATCAAACAAGGGGAAGTTAAGCCTGGACGATCTCGTGCTTCTATACGATTCACACGGTATAAGCCCAGAAACCGTCAAGGCGTATCTTGAAACAAAAGGCATGGAAATAGATGTGCCTGATAATTTCCATGCTATCGTCATAAAGAGGCATGAGAAGGGAGAAACTGAAAAGAAAAAATACAGCGATTATCCTGAAATAGAGACAAGAACGCTATATTACGATGATCCATTCATGAGAGAATTCACGGGCCTGGTCTTATTCTCAAAGGGCAATGAAATTATACTGGATAAGACTGCATTCTACCCAGAGGGCGGTGGGCAGCCGTGGGATCTTGGTTATTTCGAATACAAGGGAAAGCGCATCAATGTGGTGGCTGTGAGAAAATACGGCAAGACCATCGTCCATACGCTGGACGGAGAGATACCCCAGGGTGTCCGTGTCCACGGCGTCATAGACTGGGAAAGAAGGTCAAGGCTGATGGTACACCATACATCCACTCATCTCCTCCTTGGAGTGCTCAGGGAGGTATTAGGAGAACACGTATGGCAGAACGGCGTCCAGAAGGATGTGGAAGAATCGAGGCTTGACATAACCCACTACAGAAAGATCGATGAAGAGACCATAAGGAAGATCGAGGAACGCGTCTTCGATCTCATAAGGGAGGGGAGGGAGGTAAGCGTCAGGAACCTTGACTGGTACAGTGCCATAGATAAATATGGATTCAGGCTTTTTGAGGGTGGAGTGCCACTTACCCCTAAGATAAGGGTTGTGGAGATACAGGGTGTTGATGCCGAAGGCTGTGGTGGCACCCATCTGAAGAACATCTCCTCAATAGGCGTCCTGAAGATCAGAAAGGTGGAGGCGATACAGGAGAACATATACAGAATAACGTTCTCGGCGGGAGTTCCTGCCCTTCATCTCTTCCAGGAATCGTACGAGGCGTCCTATGGCATATCCACGTTGCTGAAAAAGCCTATAGAAGAAATCGCCCAGTCCGTTTCGGAGCTTTCCAAGGGCTACGCTGATCTGAGGAGAAGCCTCGCCGAGGCCAGGCGCAGGGACATAGAGAACAGGATAGCCAATGCCAAGAAGATCGGAACTCCAGGTGCAGAATATCCCATAATAGAGGCGGATGATGCCGATATAGGAGAAATATCGAGGATAGCGCATTCCAGGAAGGTGGATCTCATTGTTGAGACGCGCATTGCAGGAAAATTTAAGTATACCGCCATTTCGCCTAGTAAAAAAGCCAGGGATATGATCAGAAAGCTGTTCAATGCAGATCCAGAGGGAAATGACTCCATGGCTTCATATATAAATGAATACAGCGAGTGA
- a CDS encoding PRC-barrel domain-containing protein produces the protein MEFYSRVNQKPVMSSSGEIIGYVKSFMADEKWNLTTMVAKPSGGRGRLNIPTDDDGNYLIPMSNVNVGNDAIVVMNIESIRRLPRQDQHSGLQ, from the coding sequence ATGGAGTTCTATTCACGCGTGAATCAAAAGCCGGTGATGTCAAGTTCCGGAGAGATAATCGGCTATGTCAAGAGTTTCATGGCGGATGAAAAATGGAATTTAACGACCATGGTCGCAAAACCATCAGGTGGCAGGGGTAGGCTGAATATACCCACTGATGATGACGGCAATTACCTGATCCCTATGTCTAACGTAAACGTCGGAAACGATGCCATAGTTGTCATGAACATAGAGAGCATCAGGAGGTTGCCGAGGCAAGACCAACATTCTGGCTTGCAATAG